The genome window TCTCCCTCCTTCTTTTATTAGGAGGGAGTGTGTTTCTCGTATTGGGGATCACCGGAATCTGGACCCAGCATGTTTCCGTGGGAAAATCGTTGCAAGAGGCAAAAACGATTACCATGGTAAATTCCCCGCGTCCTAAGGCGGAAATCGAAACGACAGTAGATACTTTTGTTCCTAAAATCGGTCAGGTGCTAGGCTTGATAAGCCTGCCCAACGACAAAAAGTTACCGATCATTCAAGGGACCGAAACGCCCCAATTAAAAAAAGGTGTCGGTCATTACTCGAAAAGCTCTTTTCCGGGACAAGGGAGTCAAGTGATTTTATCAGGGCACCGAGACACGGTTTTCTCCCATTTAGGGGAATTGAAAAAAGGGGATCAAATTAGGGTTAAGTTACCGTACGGATCCTTTACTTACACCGTAGACCACACAACAATCGTCATGGCTGACAACCAGGAAGTCATTCATCCTACCGACCGGGAAGAACTTGTATTGACCACGTGTTACCCCTTTTACTATATTGGCAATGCGCCGAAACGATATATCGTTTATGCTTATCCGGTAAAAGATTAAGTCGATTGTCGAGAAACTGAAAGAGGGCGTAAAAAGCATTATTGAAGCGACGTGTAGAAGTTGCCGAAGAAAAAAAGTTGGCCGGATTAAATGGTAAGGCTGCAAAACGGTTTGAAATATCCATCGTCAGAACTCGTAAAATCATGGGACCCGAAAGGGCTCTTTTTTTTAGAAGGCTGTTTTCCAGTGTTATCAATCTACTAGACCCTCACCGATATACTTAAAGGTATCCTTATCAGCATAAACAATCATATTATTTGGACTTCTGGATTTATCGTTTGTTGGAAAATCAATCGCATAAACTTCTTTTCCTTCGTATGCCTTGTCCTTAACTAGATTCATCATATTCTTTCTTAAAGTTACTGTTGATACCTTACCGTCTTCCCAAGTGCCGTTAATGCGTTCTTTTTGCGGTTCAGATAGTTGCCCCCAAACAACTTCTCTTACATCCTTTTTAGTATTGCTTTGTTCTTGGGTATAATCAGTATTTGGGTCCGCATTATTACTTTCTTGTCCGTTTTGATTAGAACAAGCGAATAATCCTAATAAAAGAAATGCAGAAAAGGCTAAAAAAGGAATTTTCTTCACCCGATAATCCCCCCTTACGGAATTAGACACATTACCCTCTTTAAAAGTTTCAATACAAAGTCAAAAAGTCTTTATTTTTCTTAGACGGAAAAAAAGAGCACTTCGCTTGAAGTGCTCTCTTGTATGTTCACCAATTACCATTACTTGCTGTGTTTCCTTACTTGCCGTGCTTTCCCTGATCATGAGGGACTTCCACAGTTTGCGTTACGGATGTGCTGTTGCCGGCTTTATCGGTAACGGTATACGTAATCTTGTAAATTCGACCTGTGCCCTTTCCTAAACGTTCGGCGCGCAAGGCAAACGTTGTATCGTTCGTACCAAAGTCGGCGTTCTGGATATCGTTTGCTTTGTCCCCGTTGTTGACTTGATCGGCTTCATTGCTCGTAATTGAACGGAGAACAACGGAAGCCACACCTGAACTTTCGTCATCGGCATCTACCGATGCGTCAATCGGAACCATTTTATGATTCGGAGACCACAACATTGTTTTACTGAGATCGACCGAGAGCGTCGGAGTCGTTTTATCGAGTTTTACGGTTATTGTATGGCTCGCCTCTTGATTTCCAGCTTGATCGACACTGTAATACTTCACTGTATGAACCCCTTCACTATGAATCGATACGGATGTACCGGTTTGAAGGTCACCGTTGTCAATAGTGTAATACGTTTGAACTACCCCAGATTCGTCGTCGCTTGCTGATAAATCAATGGAGAAATCATGGTTTTGCCAGCTTGTTGGCGCATTATCCGTTGTCTCGGGAGCTGTTTTATCAAGTTTAACGGTCACCGTATGGCCCGCCTCTTGGTTCCCCGCTTTATCAACACTGTAATAGCTCACTGTATGGACGCCTTCCGTATCAATGGAAACCGATGTACCGGTTTGAAGGTCCCCGTTATCAACAGCGTAATAAGTTTGATCAACGCCGGATTCGTCGTCGATTGCCGTCAAATCAATCGAGAAATCATGATTTTGCCATTCCGTCGGCGCATTGTCAGTTGTTACAGGGGCTGTCGTATCTTTTTCGATCTCTTTGATTACATCATCAAAGTCGCGTTCATCTAAACTCGAATAATAAGTAAATGTTTTGCTTTCTCCAGGAGCGAGTTGACCTGAGTCCCAAGTCATTGTGATAGCAATGTCGCTTGTAATGCTTTGTCCCTTTCGTGTTGGTGCATCATAAGCTCTTGGGTCATAAGGGTTCGTATTAAGAAAACCAAAAATAGAAGCTCTTGCTGCTGGATCGTTTGAGTAGAAAAAGAAAGGCGCCCTCGATCCAGTCATTTGATAGTATCGGTCATTGCTTTGTGCTTCTGCTTTTACAACCGCTTTGCCATCCTCAGCAACGGTTTTCGTAACAGTATTGACTGTTGTAAAACCAGTATAACTGCTGCCGGCGAAAACGGTATTGTCAGGATCAAAAGAGCGCATGTAACGAGCGCTGTCCCATGTTTGAGCGGTTAAATTCGTAAGCGTTACTTCATTCCGATAAAATTTGTCGTTAACATTAAAACTGATCACTTGTGAGACTTTCATCCTGCTGGACCAAGTGGATTCGATATTTGCTTTGAGCAGACCTTCTTCGATCTTGGACTCATTCGTGACAGTGGTCGGCATATTTTTGGATCGCATTAAAGCACTGTTTGAATTTGTGTAAATCGCTCCGTTTACTTTATAACCTACAGCAAAACGTTCTTCTGGAGTGCCTGGCAAGTAATAATCAATCGGGAGATCGTATCCTTTTCCATATCCGTCAAAATCAGCACTCATGCCAACCCTGTAACTGCCGTTGGTCCCGCGGAAATGGCTCGGTTTTGGGCCTTCAGTGCCTAAATCCCCCCAGTTGCTAATGCCTAATTCGATATAGTTACCGCCGAGAAAGAGCTCCGTTCCATATGCTCCGCCATATGCAGCACGTGCCCCTGGTGCATTGGGATATGCTGAAGTGCCATCATCCGCGTTGGCTGTATGGGTGGTAGAAACACTCGTTAAGACGCCTAACAAAACCGCCGTCAGAACAGCCAAATTTTTTTGTAACCGTTTACCCATTGTTTTCCTCCTTTTTATACAACACAACCAATGTCCTTGCCCTTGTTCCTGTTGGACACTCCCCCCAGCATGTTTTGCCTGCCCGACAGTTTTGTAATGAGCAGATGGTAAAAATAGGAAAATAATCATTACTTGTTGACTAACTTATTAATGGTTCTTTTCTACTATATTTCTTTGGGGGTTGATTTTGATGTATCAAAAGTCATGGTTTCATAAATGTTTATTTAAGTTCGTGATTTGCGTTAAAATGGAACATTGAGATAGACGTATGCGATAATCAATAGCATAATAGAATGAATTAGAGGATTTTGTAGACGGGGAAGTGAACGATATGTTGTTGTGACAAGTCTCATTTTTGCAGTTGAAGCACATGTAATAGCGTTTCTTAGTTTCATGTATTGTGGGCTGTCCATTCCTGCAGTATTTTCCTCCTTCAATTCGTTTCATTTTTCAAAAAAAAGGGTAAGTTTAAAAGAATAATCATTTTGATATCGATAAATTTATCGGAATGTTCAAGAAATAAACCCCTCTGAAAAGCTTCCCATCGTTCAAATTTCGAATCTCCAATGGTTTTAAGCATGTGGAAAGATTGAGGAACATGTCACTTTAGACAAGTGATCCCGTTCGAAATAATAAAATAAAAATAAGGAGGTTTGGCGGTATGCTGACAGATTACGTGGTTCGCCATTATTTTGATGAAATGATGGAAACTAAAGGTGTTCCGAGAAAACATTATGATTTGTTTTATACGAAAATCAATGAGATGTCAGCGAAAGAGCTGAAAGAGCGTTATGATCTCGCACAATCCGATTTTCTTTTCAACGGGATTACGTTCACGGTTTATTCAGGAAATGAGGGAATTGAGCGAACGATTCCGTTTGATTTCGTTCCCCGGATTATTCCTCAAGACGAGTGGAACGAGTTGGAAGTCGGATTGAAGCAACGTATTCGGGCATTGGATGCTTTTCTCGAGGATATTTATCACGATGGCCATATTTTGAAAGACGGCGTGGTTCCGCGGGATTTGGTTGTGAATTGCCCGCATTTTTTTCACCAGATGGTCAACACGAGATTTCCACGAGGAAAACATATTTTCATGGCCGGCATTGATCTGATTCGCGATGAAAATGGAAACTATCGTGTCCTTGAAGATAATTTGCGAAATCCGTCCGGGCTTTCCTACGTTTTTCAGAGCCGTTTTGTCATGCGGAAGACGTTTCCGGAATTTTTTCAAAATTATTCAGTTCGGCCGCTGGAGCAGCAGTTTTCCGATTTACTCGCCTCGCTGCAATATTTTTCCCCCGACGGAACGATAGATCCGAAAGTGGTGTTGCTGACGCCGGGCATATACAATTCCGCTTATTACGACCATATGTTTTTGGCTCAACAAATGGGAATCGAGCTCGTCGAAGGACAGGATATGCTTGTTTCCAATCGGAAAGTTTATATGAAAACAACGAAAGGACTACAGCAAGTGGATGTCATCTATCGAAGAATCGATGATGAATTTATCGATCCACTTGAATTCCGCGGGGATTCCTTGTTGGGTGTGCCTGGGTTAATGGATGCATATAGAGCGGGAAACGTCTCGGTTTTAAATGCGATCGGGAACGGTGTGGCCGACGACAAAGCGGTCTACCATTACGTTCCTGACATGATTCGTTATTATTTGAATGAAGAACCTTTAATTCAAAATGTTGAAACGTATTACTTGAACGACCCTGACGTAAGAGCCTATGTTTTGGATCATCTTGACGAACTTGTCGTCAAGCAAAAAAACGGTTCTGGAGGCTACGGGATGTTGATTGGTCCTCATGCGGAGCCGGAAGAAATTGAGAAGTTTCGCCAACTGATCAAGCAAAATCCAGATACTTTCATCGCCCAGCCGACCATCAAGCTGTCCCGGTCTCCATCCTTTCAAACCGATCGATTTAACAGCTGTCATGTCGATTTAAGAGCATTCGTGTTTAACGGAGATGAACCGAAGGTGTTTCCAGGAGGTTTGACGCGCGTCGCATTGAAAAAAGGATCGCTCGTCGTCAACTCTTCTCAAGGCGGCGGTGTAAAAGACACATGGGTGCTGCATGATTAAATTCAGCGGGGGGGAAAGCGAATGTTAAGCCGGGTTGCCAATTCGTTGTATTGGTTGTCACGAAACGTTGAGCGTGCCGAGAATAACACGCGCTTGATCGAAATGAAATGGATCAGCTTGTTGGAGAACGTCGATAAACATTCGAAGGACGATCAAAACTGGTCGGACATGGTTCAAATTTGCGGAGATCCGAATCTATTTACTAACCATTATGCGGATATGAATGCCGAAAACGCATTAGATTTCATCACTTTTTCCGATAAGAATGGCAACTCCATTTTGAAAAGCATCCAGATCAGCAGGGATAACGCCAGAGTGATTCGGGAAATCATTCCGCAAGAATTATGGGAATTGATCAACACGTCTTATTGGGATATTCGGCGAGCCTCCGAACAGAACTTAAATAAAGAAAATATAACGGACTTCTTGAAGCGGGTCAAAAATCAGTCATTGCGCCTTCAAGGCATCATTGAAGCCACGATGCCGCGTGACGAGGCTTATTTATTCATCCAAATGGGTAAATACTTAGAACGCGCGGATAAGATGGCCCGTATTTTGGACGTGTATTACCATCGCACAAATACGGCGCAAGCCCATCAAAAAATTGTCGATTATCACCATTGGTGGGCTGTATTGCAATCGGTCAGCGGCCATGACGCTTTTTTAAAGAAACATCGGTCCTTTATCAACGGGGAACGTGTGATTTATTTTCTCATTGTTGATCCTGTCTTTCCGCGTTCCATTTCTTTCTGTATGGATCGGCTCATGGAGGCTTTTATGGAACATGAAAACGGTGAAGTGCATGCCTACTCCTTGGAGTTGTACCAATTATTAAATCAATTAAAAGCGGATCTTCTGGCGTTTTCGGTCGATCAGCAGCCGTATGAAGAGTTGCAGGGTTTCTTGCATAATTTGCGAAACCGCTTTAATGAAATTGGACAATTGATTCTCAAAACTTATTATTTGGGAGCGCTGCCGGCATTATGAAATACGAGATTCGTCAAACCAATCATTTTACCTACGAGGGATCAGTGAGCCACAGCATTAATCAATTTCGCTTGAAACCGATCGAAGACCATGAACAAAAGTGTCTTTCTTTTGACGTGACCATTGATCCGGAAGCAACGTGCTATATCCATAACGATTATTGGGGAAATCACGTAGAGACGTTTTACATTTGGGAATCCCATGACAAGTTAATGATCGAAACGCATTCCGTCGTCGAAGTATGTAAAAAACAGATACCGCCGTCTCCTTCATTCAACGAGGAGATGCTGCAGATGTTTGATTCGGATGCTTTTAAACAAGAGTATGCCGAATTCTTGGTTCAAACCGACTATACGACGATTGACCAGGCGAAAATCGAAGCCGTAACGGACAAAATTTGGGAGCAATCCAAAGATCCGCACGACTTTGTTAATCGAGTCAATACGTATTTATATGAGACTTTCACATATGTGCCGGGTGCAACGACGGTTGAAACGAAGGCAGAAGAGGTGCTGAACAACGAAGAAGGGGTTTGCCAAGACTACACGCATGTGATGTTGGCACTCTGTCGGCATCGTGGAATTCCAGCTCGTTACGTCAGCGGTTATATTTATGTCGACGAAAACTCAGCGATGCGTGGTGATGCCGCGACACATGCTTGGGTGGAGATTGCCTTACCTAACATTGGATGGGTGGGCTTTGATCCGACAAATAACGTTATCGCTAAAGACCAGCATATACGCCTGGCTGTTGGCCGGGATTATCAAGATATCGTGCCGGTGAAAGGCATTTATATCGGCGGAAAGCAACACCTTCAAGTCGGTGTCAGCGTGAAAAAAATCGATCCCCCCAATGAATCCGGGTCTTCGCAGGATTTATACTTCGTGAGAAAAAACAAGGAACTTCCTTAAGCGGAGGTTCCTTATTTGCATGCTGACGAAAAAATCTGTCATTTTTGATCAAGTTCCCTTATAATGGAATGAAAGGAACGTTGGAGGAAGGTGAAGCACTTGTACGTACTCGAAAAACTGTACAATTTAACGGAATACATTATGGCTTTCGCGTTTATCATCGGGATTCCCTCGGTCATGTGTTTCAATTTTTTCAGGAAAAAGAAGCTGCCCCCCAACAATTACACACCGTATGACGATATGCTCGAAGGAAGAACGCCTCGTTCTCGTTCGGAGTATCGGTCGAACACTGCGAATCAAGCGATCTATCGCGATAAGGACAGTTAAGGCAAGTGGGTTTTAGAATAAAGCAGGGAAACGTACCCAATTTATGGGTGCTTTTTTTATGGATACCGGCAGAAAAATGAAACTTTCCAGCAGCCTAAGTCCCTCTAATGGTCGAAAGGAGGTCAGTGATGGAGCAATGGAAGCTTGTTAAAGAAGCGAGGAAGGGGAACGGCGAAGCTTTTCAACAACTGCTTGAAACACACAGCGAAAGGCTTTACCGCACCGCTTACCTATATACGGGGAACCGCCAGGATGCACTCGATATTGTTCAAGAGACGGCCTATAATGCTTTTCGTTCGATCGGTCAATTGAAAAATCCAAAGTACTTTCTTACCTGGATCACCCGAATTCTCATTCATTGTGCGTATGAAGTTTTG of Bacillales bacterium contains these proteins:
- a CDS encoding circularly permuted type 2 ATP-grasp protein — protein: MLTDYVVRHYFDEMMETKGVPRKHYDLFYTKINEMSAKELKERYDLAQSDFLFNGITFTVYSGNEGIERTIPFDFVPRIIPQDEWNELEVGLKQRIRALDAFLEDIYHDGHILKDGVVPRDLVVNCPHFFHQMVNTRFPRGKHIFMAGIDLIRDENGNYRVLEDNLRNPSGLSYVFQSRFVMRKTFPEFFQNYSVRPLEQQFSDLLASLQYFSPDGTIDPKVVLLTPGIYNSAYYDHMFLAQQMGIELVEGQDMLVSNRKVYMKTTKGLQQVDVIYRRIDDEFIDPLEFRGDSLLGVPGLMDAYRAGNVSVLNAIGNGVADDKAVYHYVPDMIRYYLNEEPLIQNVETYYLNDPDVRAYVLDHLDELVVKQKNGSGGYGMLIGPHAEPEEIEKFRQLIKQNPDTFIAQPTIKLSRSPSFQTDRFNSCHVDLRAFVFNGDEPKVFPGGLTRVALKKGSLVVNSSQGGGVKDTWVLHD
- a CDS encoding Ig-like domain repeat protein — protein: MGKRLQKNLAVLTAVLLGVLTSVSTTHTANADDGTSAYPNAPGARAAYGGAYGTELFLGGNYIELGISNWGDLGTEGPKPSHFRGTNGSYRVGMSADFDGYGKGYDLPIDYYLPGTPEERFAVGYKVNGAIYTNSNSALMRSKNMPTTVTNESKIEEGLLKANIESTWSSRMKVSQVISFNVNDKFYRNEVTLTNLTAQTWDSARYMRSFDPDNTVFAGSSYTGFTTVNTVTKTVAEDGKAVVKAEAQSNDRYYQMTGSRAPFFFYSNDPAARASIFGFLNTNPYDPRAYDAPTRKGQSITSDIAITMTWDSGQLAPGESKTFTYYSSLDERDFDDVIKEIEKDTTAPVTTDNAPTEWQNHDFSIDLTAIDDESGVDQTYYAVDNGDLQTGTSVSIDTEGVHTVSYYSVDKAGNQEAGHTVTVKLDKTAPETTDNAPTSWQNHDFSIDLSASDDESGVVQTYYTIDNGDLQTGTSVSIHSEGVHTVKYYSVDQAGNQEASHTITVKLDKTTPTLSVDLSKTMLWSPNHKMVPIDASVDADDESSGVASVVLRSITSNEADQVNNGDKANDIQNADFGTNDTTFALRAERLGKGTGRIYKITYTVTDKAGNSTSVTQTVEVPHDQGKHGK
- a CDS encoding alpha-E domain-containing protein; this translates as MLSRVANSLYWLSRNVERAENNTRLIEMKWISLLENVDKHSKDDQNWSDMVQICGDPNLFTNHYADMNAENALDFITFSDKNGNSILKSIQISRDNARVIREIIPQELWELINTSYWDIRRASEQNLNKENITDFLKRVKNQSLRLQGIIEATMPRDEAYLFIQMGKYLERADKMARILDVYYHRTNTAQAHQKIVDYHHWWAVLQSVSGHDAFLKKHRSFINGERVIYFLIVDPVFPRSISFCMDRLMEAFMEHENGEVHAYSLELYQLLNQLKADLLAFSVDQQPYEELQGFLHNLRNRFNEIGQLILKTYYLGALPAL
- a CDS encoding class D sortase, which gives rise to MVWGKRSKLSFTKIFSLLLLLGGSVFLVLGITGIWTQHVSVGKSLQEAKTITMVNSPRPKAEIETTVDTFVPKIGQVLGLISLPNDKKLPIIQGTETPQLKKGVGHYSKSSFPGQGSQVILSGHRDTVFSHLGELKKGDQIRVKLPYGSFTYTVDHTTIVMADNQEVIHPTDREELVLTTCYPFYYIGNAPKRYIVYAYPVKD
- a CDS encoding transglutaminase family protein, which translates into the protein MKYEIRQTNHFTYEGSVSHSINQFRLKPIEDHEQKCLSFDVTIDPEATCYIHNDYWGNHVETFYIWESHDKLMIETHSVVEVCKKQIPPSPSFNEEMLQMFDSDAFKQEYAEFLVQTDYTTIDQAKIEAVTDKIWEQSKDPHDFVNRVNTYLYETFTYVPGATTVETKAEEVLNNEEGVCQDYTHVMLALCRHRGIPARYVSGYIYVDENSAMRGDAATHAWVEIALPNIGWVGFDPTNNVIAKDQHIRLAVGRDYQDIVPVKGIYIGGKQHLQVGVSVKKIDPPNESGSSQDLYFVRKNKELP